The genome window ttcTTGTGGACGCATGATAGATTTGGTAACTCACATTTACACTAATTACTCCTCAACTAATCTTCAGTGTAAAGGCGGGTTCACATAATACTATGCGTAGGTAAAAACATacgttgatattttttttatagttattttttcccttcatctCTGATGAACTTCTAAAtaccacaaaaatatttttttgtggaaaacatattttttaacgaaCCCTTTTTTTATAACGTCACTCCCAACCCTTTGcccttttatacaaaaaattgcgTCGACGATTTTACTTAATTAGGTTCTGTTCAGGTCCAATAATTCATTTGGTACCAATGATGATAACATCATTGAGCTgagattgaaaatataataaaacaatgactttaattatcatattaattgaGGGCACTAcaacataatttcctttttcaaagaggccataaaacaagtttttattaatcagaaaagtttattttgtttcatcatAATAGTACAGACTTAAAGATATGTTTAtgtagttttgaaaatcatatcagataagTTACGTCCCTCATTTTCATGCActgaactttggtattttaatatatcgtggtttttttattctctataaACTAATTTTCATTGATAGGTTTTTTAGGAATagttttttatgcaaaaatttaatttgtaacatatctatttttgtattagtggataattagttgattagctcaataattattgacaattttgtaaatattttaaactttttgtttttctaatctAATTTCGACAATTcgccaaattaaaaatttttccaTGACACCTAATTTGATGGCCCAAATTTAAACTCTCTAGcttcattatttgttatttctgttcaaaaatttttagaaatttcaaattatgaaaataaattgaaaaaaatatttttgtatataagaaGTTGAAACAATTAACTGACTTTCATAAGTTGTACCAagaaatctataaatatttattcataatatgaaaattaataaaactaaataagtTGTCTCCTAGACGGTTCAGGGGAATACTTAAGTATTCTTGCCTTTGGAAgcagtttaaatattttttaaattttgtacagGGTCGAAGATGAGATGGAATTTTCTATTGATGGCGTGTGGCGAGTAATTGAAGTCTGGAGCTCATCACCACAAAGAAAATGAGTGAACAACTTCCTATTGACTGGGTGGTTATCAACCAATACGGCCACAAAGATAAAACCTATTTGATAGaggtttttcataattaaagtaTGTTTGCTGTAGAGGAATTCAGTGTTTAATTTGGCAATCGGTAGATGTGCATGTAGTTTCCTCCAATTGATTAGATCAGAAATTTAAGGAACATTTTAGTTGTTCGGTTGTTCTCGTATCCCAAGAACTTACCTTTAAAAAACTCGAATCTTTCTGTGGAATAAGTCTCATCAATTATAAGAATGGCATGATGTCCTCTACTGTTTATGTGTTTGATCTTTTTTCGAAGATATTAAACTATAGATGACGGTAGTCCAGTAATTACAATAGACAGAGTTCCAAGatactttttataagtattttcattatttaagaaCTCCTTTAATCCTTAGTACACATCAATGTTGATTACTTCAGTTACTGATTTGATGACAAAGAATGTAGTAAGACAGTTGGAGACTGAACTATTACTTAGCGTATGATGGCTGTTAAAAATTCGAAAGGTGAGGATTCCGAGGCTAGCCTTAATATCAAGACCCCTACCTTCAGTTGCTTCAAGCGTAATAAGGACCAATTTGGGGgatttaattagtatatatCACTACGGTAATGTTTCCAGTAACAACTTATCATAAAGTTCGTTAACGGCTAGCGCCTCTTCTTCCCCAACTATTTTGACCTCCAAGACTTCCTGACACTCATTCTCGAGCTGGAGTTGTAGGCCACTAGTGGATGCTAGGGTGGATCTAAGAACAGGCGGAGGAGAAAAGAGGTAGATCGGAAGGGTTGGCTACTTTTCAGGAGAAAAGTtaagtaattcaattaaatacatatgttttgGAGTAGTCTTCTCCCATTTGGATTCAAGTGCTAGATTAGGAGGCACATTCAAACCAGGAAAACTATAGTAATGACATCATAATGTTGACGGCGTTTACAAGCTCAGCACTTTCATCCCATTACATTAAACTTAACAGTCACGATTGGAATCTTGAAGCtataagtatatgtattatCTCTTCCTACTGGAAACAATgacttatcaattttttatgtaatctCTGTCTTGGAGCAGgcacacttttttatttatctgcaTGAAGCCTAGATAGCTCTTGATGTGCAtgttataatgtattatttatcaatagaGTTTAGAGGAAAAATAAGCACTATAATATACAGTAAacactttataaaatgaatgaaatcttgaaGGTATTTAGTTCAACCCAtgttaaaggaaaaataaaagcgggaagtactttatataaaatactaaaaaatgagGGAGACTTTAATTGAGGTTAAgataaagtactccctggcttttctaatgatattaatttttttttctcaatctgttattattattttttatttttaaggagagaacgtctaagtattgagtgagtagctttGTGTGAGTTTGCTCGTGGAAACGAAGGGTAACCCCAATGATTTGTTGGGGGATTACTTTccatgttattaaaaaaaaaattagtatgttCGTCAACTCTTAATAAATCCTACCTAGCCGAGTACTACcactcataataaataaaaggagggaaaaaatgccaaaaaaccTACTgcaatgtataataaaataagacaatAGAATAAACTAACACACcacttacataatatatgtatataaattattataggtttataaaaaagaataatgtcaAAAATCAATCGAGAATACTAAATTATCTACCATTGTAGCagttttgttaatttcaaatgatatttgaaattagttttCCTTATGCcttctttttaatacaatatatatttcataagttataatagttatttttttaatatacagagTTCCATTTGAATTATGAAAGGGTGGTTTGACGGTTTTCGAGAAAATGGAGGACCCACTATGTATGCTTATAGTAATAGAACATCTGTTTATGGTGATTTATCAACCATAAcagtttatattgtttttataacattGTTCTTggccttttttgttattttccctGGAATACGAAAAGAGGTaattaaaatgtacaataaattgaatgaataaatattaatattttagcgATTTACAACATTTACATCAGTAACTCTCAGCCTTTTTGTTGGAACTGCCAttttaagtaagaaaataatttatctcagcggattattttttttttaacgtaaacCTTCTGAATTAGTTGGAAACAGTGGATCTAGTTGGCACATTGCAGAAGCAGAAATATCAAGTGCATATAGAGCTTTTTCAAATGATAAGATTATAGGTCGTATAGGAATATACATCGGCCTTGTTCATACAAATGTCACTCTTGAAgctatgaacaaaaattataataatacaaaaattgatattaacttTAATGAACGTTTTACTTTTGGTGGTGCAAAAGAGTTACAAGAAGGGTATCGTGATGCACTTGTTAAAGGTTTACCGTTCCCTATTTTAACAGTTGCTGAATATTTAGCTGCTGATGCAGAAGGCTTTTGTTGGGGACGTTCATATAGAGAAGCTGGTTATTATACATCTATATCTCTTTGGGTTTCATTTGCTTCATGGATGATAATGAATATACTGTTTGTAGTTGTACCTCGATATGGTGCCTATAGTATGACTATGACAGGTCTTATAATGCTTTTATCCGATGTTATCTATTATTGGCTTTTACCAACTCGTCCTCTCAGAATCAAAATGGAATCTTCAACATTAATTTTCGAATTTGGATGGTGTTTTTGGGTTATCTTAGTAGCTGGTTTCATTTGCTTTGTTGTTGGCTTTGCCATTTCGATTATAGATTTGATATATCCTCATAAGTTTTCTACTGTTATGGAAATGGACTATGGGACTCCTTTTGATCGTCACACTATAATAGAGGATTcaaatgagacaaaaaaaaagaaaaaagttataccTAAATTAGAAGAACCATCTATGTCTGTCGTAGGTCTTGGTGGACTTTTACGGAGATTTTCAAAACGAGATCGAGAACATCATCATCATATGCACCCAGGagtaatcattattattgaaatgttttaaaaaaaaataatttttttatattattctaggGAGAAGataattatacttttgaatTAGATGTTCCTAAAAGTCCTTGGCGGTACCCGCATCTTATTTTCCGTACTGacagtagaaaaaataaacaggtATCTTTTAAACAAGTTAATCATAGGGAGGATATCAATCCAATGGTGAATTTAAGAAGAGTAGATTCAAAAGATTCATCTTGTTCTTCTCTGTCCTCTACACATCAGAATATTGGACATTCATTATCGGTACCGGCTTCAGTATTAAAtgtaacataaattatttattcacgTATAAAATATGTTGCTACATtatacttctttatttaatagcaaAGATTTCGCCGAACCGATAGCGCTGATAGTAATAACTCCAGTCTAGCATCTTTTGGGATATCAATACTTTCAAGGAcaaattctagaaaaaataaatcaaataataattctcATATCATTACCCCGGctcaagaaaaagaagataatgaTATTAACATTATTACAAGAGGgtaatcattataaattttatagtatcaTATTTGCATAAGTTAGTTTACAGGAGAATTTTTAATTCTACAACCGATGCAACCGATTCTGGATCGTCAAGAAAATCGAGTAATAATGATGAAGTAACAATAGTTGTTGGTCATAGGAAAAATTCTGTCACAAAAGCTATAAGGTAAACATTTATTACACTTTAAGTTTTAAAGTAAATGAGctcattcattattaatttgaaatgaagtaGGGTTAATCCATATTTAATACAACAGATTTAATAAACTTGTTAgccaagttttttaattttgataatttttgcaaatatttgagatctatttaaaataatacatcatacaaaatttgaactaaTTCGGATAAGGGGGTATTCACAAACCTCGAGACAACTAAAGGGGAAGGACTCCGGCTTAAAACCACATCTACAATCATTGTAGAAGAAGGACGCTCAAATTAAAACCTCGAACGAGACTATATATATTTGCTGACAAGGATATCAATCAACTCActgaacatttactaataaTTCATATctccatttataaattataaacattaaattgaaactttaagaGCTCATATCTTAcccatttaaaattacttttaatttttgctaataaaaagtttaatgattaatcaattataatggCGAACactaattttcttcaaatcaaTTGAAATCCTTGATAGAATTCATCTTTGATTTCAGAATCTAAAACTTATTTCAGATTTTCTCACGGTGAACTGTATTCTGAAATGTCTAAAATTATGTTCATTTGGGACTATCGtcattcagagtcattttttacagtCAAGACAATCACTAAATTATAAGtacgattaataaaacttatgtaaatgtaatttgattgattctgtatcttttcTCGAACtagatatatttccttttttaggcTCATAGTACCATTTTTGGAAGAACACAGatcaactttcagccagatcggtctatttctttctgttcggcaacttatataaatatgtgctcaaataatcataacatattttgttatatatgttGTTGTTACACATTCATAGGTCAGAGGGGAAATATAAAGGATTTAACTAAGAAAGCTTGCTTGgcctattttaaaatactaatggGCAATCAAGATAACCTATAGAACCCCCACAAAgtgtgttatttttatagactaGTTTTAAATCGATCGACTGTTGGAAAACGGAACAAGATGCAGTTTGTTGTACCTATGGTTTAGCCAGAACCAAATGATAATTCTTCTGATTGTTACTTCTGTCTGGTAAAAGTATCtgtattaacaaataaaaataaaagtcatattCTGTATTCAAGAACAAGACCAATCCCTCATTCTTATGAAATTccatataaatcaaaaatacaaaatcaaggcaacgttgaagaaaaaaaattatccagactttgaaattttagaagatGCATCTTCTcaccaaaataatttaaaaaggaataattaaataattcgaTACAAGATTTGTGAACAAggaaaaaacatcattttacaATTGAAAGAGAAACACTAAAACGCGAGGTTAATACCACAAACTATCGAAATCGAGAAAGTAATTTTCTGGAATACTTTCAGAGTAAGAAGGAACTTGTTTATTGCCACAACATTCctgatattttaaagaaattagaaCTTTCAGCTGATCGACCCGATCAATTGAGGTTATTTATAGTAAACTCCAATGATAGTCTAAAATTTGTCCATCTTCACAATGGAAATGTTTAGCGCATTCTGTTATTATGTCTTAAGTGCATGGGAACACTATGAAAGTTCTTGAACTAATTCAATATGATAAACATAATTGAAGTATCTTTGTTGAtctcaaaaagatatattttcttcttgtcCAACAAGGGGGATTCGCGAAATATCCATATTTCCTATGTTTTTGGGACAGTAGAGCTAGAGAGCAGCAAACTAATTGGTTTCTGAGACTAAATTTAATACCTggagataaaaatatactagGGGTCATTAAACACTTTATCAAAGCTCCACCCGATGATGGAAAAGACTTCAATTATATCAACTCGAAATTTCCAAAACTTAAATAACGGCTGGTGTATTTGACGgacagaaaatacaaaaactcaTCCGGGATGAagatttcttcaataaaatgacaaaacaGGAAAATAATgctttgattttttccaaatatgtaGTGGATAACTTCCTGGGAACTACAAAGCAAATCATCACAAAGAGTTAGTGAATAGACTGATGGAGAACTTCAAAACCATGTAATGTAACATGAGTATCAAAATTAGGTTCCTTTATATCCATTTTGCAAGTTTTCCTGGTAATCTTTGTGATGTAAGTGATAAATAAGGGGAAAGATTTTGTAAAGATTTAATGGTAATGGAAAACACTATGGCGGAACTTCACAGCTAAATCATATACTTGAATAGTTTTCAAGTAATCCGTCTTTAAGGCTTTACCTTCCAAATTTTCTCATACAAGtacaaagattttatatattaacatattaataccaaatttacaataattaattattactattcatAAATGTCTTTTAATTAGTTCTCTCAGAGTAATCGAACAAAACGTGAACTGCTTTCATTGTTTCCGTTCTCTGCTACagtattataaagaaataatattgcgttcttttcattttaacctcgtaaatattttttaaatgaattaaacaaaatttacatattgaaaaaatttaataacatattaagaaaaacagaaaattatttacGTCTCGAGCTTTGGACACTTCTGCATTAATTTTGTGTAGTTTggaagtatatattataatgatggACCAAAGACACAGGACAATTATCAATGCTTCAAATATTGACTGAACAAAGGAATTCTTACACAGCTTTGTAAACATGATGACATTAATACCCTTTTCTATTGATGAATACGAAGTATTAGCTGCTTTTCCTCAGAAGTagtcaacttataaaaaaatgctgaagagaaaataaattgcatCTTTGTTAACTTCCAAAAGCGAATCGTGAgtgttctttttatatatatactgttcAGTGACTTgatctcgatttttttttttgagaagccTGACAGGAGTGACAATGGATTACTCATATGCAGAGCTGTAGACTTGAGTCATGCATCAGTCATTAATCTAACAGCTTGTGACTAGAAATGAAATGACTCATGACTTGACTTGGGGAAAGAATGGCTCGGGACTCGAGTTAGACTTGAATATAAATGACTTGCGACTCGTAAAggattaaattgtatataatgttAATGCATAAACAAGTctcgaaaattattttattctgttatttcatacaaataGTTATTGGGAACTGATAAgtgataatgtatttaaaaaaatgtaagtgaCTTCTTAACTTACATAGAATTGTATTGGAGTATCTGAATGTTGTTGCAATTTGTAAACTTATTGAGTCTGGAATCTTATTGtatttcctcattattatttaaatcacgttatataattttttcactaattgattatataatatatattatgtaaattcatGGTTTGTTTCTCCTATCTTcttcctcataaaaaaatatgcaacaaaTCATACTAAAGAAGCCCCAATATTCGGATACGCTGAAGGTGGATGGAAAAAAGGTGTATGAAATATGAAGCGTAGGATCCGGCATCATGGgacttaattaaattagtagACCACAGAGTGAGATACAGAGCTAGAAAGAGACTAACTTCTCTTTTCCTTTAAATAGGTAATTTTTTATGTCATAAAGTTATTTTGGATTCCTTAAAAACAATTGATTGTAACTAGTGTTGGATTGATCTTAGgactaattacataattagtctttttttttatcgaccCTTTcattttaccattcaacggtttTATCTTTTAGCTATTctcactcatagctaggattgaataatataaaaacgaagaaaataatagatgATAACTAGACCATATATTAATAGGTTCTAGCCACAAACATCCTAATTTAAACTTCCGCTATCTTGTCTTTAGAAAGAAGTTATGTTGAATAGCTGTAAGGACACAATTAGTAACTACATAACTTAAGCTATTGACTTTAATTGAATTCACTCGTGACTTGACTTGGTCTCGCCTCTGCTCATAGGTCGATAAATGCTactactaaaaattaaattttagccctCATCATTAAGATCCTGCTGGTCGATGATTCATGATTTAACACCACGTATATTTTAACTTACAACGTCAAGTTGTTCAATTGGGGATCCACACGGCCTATTTTGTTTCTAAAGTATGATATTACTTGGAGAAGGAAGAAAATTATACAAGCACAAAAATAATACcacaattaaaatttctttttttttttaagccccaaaaaataaatatcaaaactatATTGCTTGTAGTGTAGGTAAATTCAGACTGATAATTTTAATGATGTATCATACTACATAATgcatatttattgtttacactttccttaatataaaaagatctccaatgtaattaattttcatacaaCATATCAATTcgtattaattatgaattattacaattatatttgtatatttttatcacaaacaaataatttatcatatccTTGTTCTatctttttacataataaataaattcgtattttttttcattagtaatttgcttttcttttttttttaatgtacataaaacaaaataagaattatttaactattaatattatgtcactaaataaattaatcaatttgtgtaatatatttcttatgaatTACTTCTTAgtactaattaaaatttatttgataaaaaattataggagAAATTCATCAGAACAAAAACCTGAAAATGGAGCGTGGTAAAATGGATAGAGAAATGGaattatgaaatttgaattaGGGTGATAATTATATTCAGCAATTAGTatatctgttatttttaatgtatcttttaatattcattttatgacAAAACACATCATTCGATTACTattgtaaattgaattaaaattatgttatggtacaaatgtaaataaatgacTATTCCACaagaaaagtataattttttaaaaacaaatatctacATCCCACAggttaaggaatttttaatagtattatatgTGGCCCCATAAAT of Lepeophtheirus salmonis chromosome 12, UVic_Lsal_1.4, whole genome shotgun sequence contains these proteins:
- the LOC121127330 gene encoding dual oxidase maturation factor 1; protein product: MKGWFDGFRENGGPTMYAYSNRTSVYGDLSTITVYIVFITLFLAFFVIFPGIRKERFTTFTSVTLSLFVGTAILIGNSGSSWHIAEAEISSAYRAFSNDKIIGRIGIYIGLVHTNVTLEAMNKNYNNTKIDINFNERFTFGGAKELQEGYRDALVKGLPFPILTVAEYLAADAEGFCWGRSYREAGYYTSISLWVSFASWMIMNILFVVVPRYGAYSMTMTGLIMLLSDVIYYWLLPTRPLRIKMESSTLIFEFGWCFWVILVAGFICFVVGFAISIIDLIYPHKFSTVMEMDYGTPFDRHTIIEDSNETKKKKKVIPKLEEPSMSVVGLGGLLRRFSKRDREHHHHMHPGGEDNYTFELDVPKSPWRYPHLIFRTDSRKNKQVSFKQVNHREDINPMVNLRRVDSKDSSCSSLSSTHQNIGHSLSVPASVLNQRFRRTDSADSNNSSLASFGISILSRTNSRKNKSNNNSHIITPAQEKEDNDINIITRGRIFNSTTDATDSGSSRKSSNNDEVTIVVGHRKNSVTKAIRRNSSEQKPENGAW